The Toxoplasma gondii ME49 chromosome XII, whole genome shotgun sequence genome includes a region encoding these proteins:
- a CDS encoding hypothetical protein (encoded by transcript TGME49_248660), which produces MGQESVQSTLFSSYEKFQQVIFSTSMAPHKYQPFKFIWDKYNWHAFFLRKERCYDKFYTVGVVALVGTTIYQGVSTFQNWNTTLQRLYEHYVKKEKARKDLAELIRMARENGVLPPGDESFE; this is translated from the exons ATGGGACAAGAGTCGGTGCAGAGCACGCTTTTTTCCTCATACGAAAAATTCCAGCAAGTTATCTTTTCAACAAGCATGGCACCTCACAAGTACCAGCCGTTCAAGTTCATCTGGGATAAATACAACTGGCATGCGTTCTTTCTCCGGAAAGAACGCTGCTACGACAAATTCTACACCGTTGGagtcgtcgctctcgtcggTACCACGATTTATCAAG GAGTTTCTACATTCCAGAACTGGAACACAACGCTGCAGCGACTGTATGAACACTACGTCAAAAAAGAA AAAGCTCGCAAAGACCTCGCGGAGCTGATCCGCATGGCTCGCGAAAATGGTGTTTTGCCGCCGGGGGATGAAAGTTTTGAGTGA
- a CDS encoding regulator of chromosome condensation (RCC1) repeat-containing protein (encoded by transcript TGME49_248640), whose product MALQPYAPIGAMAVQNSAGVPDLYVPNLAAEDQEVAANRIARFGPASVKRVALGLYHTLVVGLKGDQPQLFGWGKNYSNVLGMGVEIRERVFPGLVPFFSKMGTFEVSCGTNNSAVLVKRAQQPGGKVYTFGLGNRGRLGYPKNKADGVAGYQGDFSGDGQEDGPSWFTPKPSRVRFRDKCKIARISCGADHTLALSDEGALYAWGVGSYGNLGQGDTSDSYTPVRVYLGSEAGSGKKKENVGVGKVRADPVIVTCCSAGAKHSMACTSDGTLWTWGHGGNGRLGLGHNRGSLSPAVVDYILDRDIVFVNAGDSHSACIDRQGVLYTWGSGGFGRLGHGDQGEIPVPRKVEGFGGVPVLQVACGTFHTLALTHKGTVFAWGAGLALGFGEGEDGSGGMVAVPKHLSDIEAAVLNIAAGPYHSAAVTVGGDLLVWGVGGSSRLGHGDQQNQPFPKYVADLRNRMYVSDLQSMLGVSRLKREYSDLDVLDVPGTSGTNQSSWTLQSLECGESHTIALTGAGAVWVWGSNDDGQLGLGEDVEEDQYEPVKLECFSTPIRRIACGSKHCLAVAQYGDVFAWGANDNGQLGLGVVRPSFEPAAVTALRQAVDVFCGDDYSACITSLGGAQSVSGETGTEFGDLWAWGAAESGKLGLGEDVASGSILTPQKVVFSVPVCACSLGTSHSLAITAQGECYAWGAGYYGRLGIGTTANAYTPTRCDFPKGVRLRSVAAGACHSLALSMDGDLWFWGRREDTCSTTNYMSPRIFMQLEGQGGVPKVKSISASERHSLAVTEAGEVFAWGDNKLYQTGCGKRQAERLDRPERVAGLPSACQWVATGPQGSFFILASGEVFAAGVIKSGRLGTGWSKRTYQFSPVAVITHWADFGDLRYPGESSQLALCENGEFLPAAGAAGEELAKSNQELSEKTIQTFLSRLTFARFEAGGEAAGYYGPGGGVTWRDIQDLIQQEEFQNRVEQIAQLEDDVILVLGRELDFVLSLADREKELEQLEGTFQNQTLSVVGKLEFDYPRIMLKRALSAILTKLDEFQKMFWILQQQPAYLLKLFGAINRPWQLEAVTELAEKIYYEIEDDRVKHLFAALLRGLAKQEAEKADSLFTCFHAETSALVRLLRSFCLRDLSLLFVAHFLFQTTNPSSLPSMLGTQESVVFSLSPEEVMQRKGISATSSMSRALKDEVRREFHRGLDTMKTFLISGLGRGFASIPLPPVVRAVLQYATQAVYDRGFLVDYEWLKYGMDFCYTLPTVKLLLHALVIPVFQAPNAYANRCGCPSMAPHVVEKFRACGRFLEFCAKPAGTNEGEETMSSALMIRAIGMEVWASIAQAVRFQADFRDTLDVDLTLDLFRAPYDLDDHYVTLRSEMLCTATNLCRKFEPQLNMSAHDPLAALVRRISEGRNPPFDAEQLEHCREEETWHTFRMNHRFLITEKNIVFDPITHAPVPQLFSFRQHAQIKENHRLLSIIIRYTPPETYDPRFVLQEAIRKLPPVLTARDWRKLHSELEALSAHFAACDPPDYDRCKITEHAARVVDDMVQSNIDQLAVMQWIAEGILDRKQHRSYMRHVLRRQEELCAMKRKYEASMKKRLDDLREAIAALESLEYPGPIQVQAKRMNVQLWFNTIRDKMKNTSKKSKAGSAYCPSATFKYAVLVDREIITKLSPSVTPDVMVNLFVTFTLRKDNSWQVVFTHRVQKVEQLVADFVIPKEELLHVRRLPPQATYGFLKSASDPNGFVEVNVLPFLQALDQVGGQEA is encoded by the exons ATGGCTCTTCAGCCGTACGCACCCATCGGCGCAATGGCCGTGCAGAACTCCGCCGGGGTTCCTGATTTGTACGTGCCGAATCTTGCTGCGGAAGACCAAGAAGTGGCAGCGAACCGGATTGCTCGCTTCGGTCCCGCGAGTGTGAAACGCGTTGCACTTGGCCTGTACCACACCCTCGTGGTCGGCCTCAAAGGCGACCAGCCTCAACTGTTTGGGTGGGGGAAGAACTACAGCAACGTCCTAGGCATGGGGGTGGAGATTCGCGAGCGGGTGTTTCCCGGCCTTGTGCCCTTCTTCAGCAAAATGGGAACCTTTGAGGTCAGCTGCGGGACAAATAACTCGGCAGTTCTGGTCAAGCGCGCGCAGCAGCCTGGCGGGAAGGTCTATACCTTCGGCCTGGGGAACCGAGGCCGGCTGGGGTATCCTAAAAACAAGGCTGACGGCGTTGCCGGCTACCAAGGCGATTTTTCGGGAGACGGCCAAGAAGATGGCCCGTCCTGGTTCACACCTAAGCCATCGAGAGTCCGATTTCGTGACAAATGCAAGATTGCGCGAATCTCCTGTGGCGCCGACCACACACTGGCGCTGTCTGATGAAGGCGCCTTGTACGCCTGGGGGGTTGGGTCGTACGGAAACCTTGGACAAGGCGACACCTCCGACTCGTACACGCCGGTCAGGGTCTATTTGGGCTCTGAGGCGGGGTCcgggaaaaagaaggaaaatgtGGGGGTTGGAAAAGTCCGGGCAGACCCTGTTATCGTCACTTGCTGCTCAGCAGGCGCGAAACACAGCATGGCCTGCACAAGTGACGGGACATTGTGGACGTGGGGGCATGGCG GGAATGGGCGGCTTGGGCTCGGTCACAATCGAGGCAGCCTCTCTCCAGCAGTTGTGGACTACATTCTGGATCGGGACATTGTCTTTGTGAACGCTGGAGATTCTcacagtgcatgcatcgaccGGCAAGGCGTGCTGTACACGTGGGGCAGCGGCGGCTTTGGGCGCCTCGGCCACGGGGACCAAGGCGAAATCCCCGTCCCTCGGAAGGTTGAAGGGTTCGGAGGAGTGCCTGTGCTTCAG gtTGCATGCGGCACGTTCCACACCCTGGCGTTGACTCACAAAGGGACAGTGTTTGCGTGGGGGGCGGGACTGGCCCTTGGGTTcggcgagggcgaggacgGAAGCGGAGGGATGGTGGCGGTGCCGAAGCACTTAAGCGACATCGAGGCAGCCGTGCTAAACATCGCGGCAGGGCCTTACCACTCCGCAGCCGTAACTGTCGGCGGCGACCTCCTCGTCTGGGGAGTCGGCGGCTCTTCCAGGCTCGGACACGGAGACCAACAGAACCAG cCATTTCCCAAGTACGTGGCTGATTTGAGGAATCGGATGTACGTGTCGGATCTCCAGTCGATGCTCGGCGTGAGTCGACTGAAACGCGAATACTCGGACTTGGACGTTTTGGACGTGCCGGGGACCTCAGGCACCAATCAGTCCTCCTGGACTCTTCAAAGTTTGGAGTGCGGCGAAAGCCACACGATCGCGCTCACGGGCGCCGGAGCCGTGTGGGTGTGGGGATCCAACGACGACGGCCAACTCGGACTCGGCGAAGACGTCGAAGAA gaCCAGTACGAGCCCGTGAAGCTTGAGTGTTTCAGCACTCCCATTCGTCGAATTGCATGCGGCAGCAAACACTGTCTCGCCGTTGCTCAGTATGGAGACGTTTTCGCCTGGGGCGCCAACGACAACGGCCAGCTCGGTCTCG GAGTGGTAAGGCCATCGTTCGAGCCAGCGGCTGTGACAGCTCTTCGCCAGGCGGTTGATGTGTTTTGCGGGGACGACTACAGCGCATGCATCACGAGCTTGGGGGGCGCGCAAAGTGTCTCTGGCGAGACAGGGACCGAGTTCGGAGATCTCTGGGCGTGGGGAGCCGCAGAAAGTGGAAAACTCGGCCTGGGCGAAGACGTCGCCTCCGGATCGATTCTGACGCCCCAGAaagtcgttttctccgtccCCGTCTGTGCCTGCTCCTTAG GCACGAGTCACTCTTTGGCGATCACAGCTCAGGGCGAGTGTTACGCGTGGGGTGCAGGGTACTACGGGCGTCTCGGAATAGGCACTACAGCGAATGCGTACACGCCGACAAGGTGCGACTTTCCGAAGGGAGTTCGC CTTCGGAGCGTGGCGGCGGGCGCTTGTCACTCGCTAGCCTTGTCGATGGACGGAGATCTCTGGTtttggggaagaagagaagataCATGCAGCACGACAAATTACATGTCTCCGAGGATCTTCATGCAACTCGAGGGACAAGGAGGCGTCCCGAAGGTGAAGAGCATCTCTGCATCTGAACGCCACAGCCTCGCTGTGACAGAAGCCGGAGAG GTCTTTGCCTGGGGAGACAACAAACTCTATCAAACGGGCTGTGGCAAGCGACAAGCAGAGCGACTGGACCGTCCGGAGAGGGTTGCTGGTCTCCCCAGTGCTTGCCAATGGGTGGCCACAGGACCCCAGGGATCTTTCTTCATCCTCGC AAGTGGAGAGGTCTTCGCGGCGGGAGTGATCAAAAGCGGTCGCCTGGGGACAGGATGGTCGAAGCGAACGTACCAGTTCTCCCCTGTCGCGGTCATCACGCACTGGGCGGATTTCGGCGACTTGAGGTACCCCGGCGAGAGTTCGCAACTTGCGCTCTGCGAGAACGGCGAGTTCCTCCCAGCCGCAGGCGCCGCTGGCGAGGAACTTGCCAAGTCAAATCAA GAGTTGTCCGAGAAAACGATTCAGACCTTTCTGTCGCGGCTCACGTTTGCGAGGTTCGAGGCCGGCGGAGAGGCAGCCGGATACTACGGCCCTGGGGGGGGCGTCACCTGGAGAGACATCCAGGACTTGATTCAGCAAGAGGAGTTCCAGAATCGCGTCGAGCAGATCGCGCAGTTGGAAGACGACGTTATTCTCGTCCTCGGCAGAGAACTGGACTTCGTGCTCTCGCTGGCCgaccgagagaaggaactcgaACAACTCGAAGGAACTTTCCAAAACCAG acccTCTCCGTCGTGGGGAAACTCGAGTTCGACTATCCGAGAATCATGTT GAAAAGGGCCTTGTCTGCAATTTTAACCAAGCTGGATGAATTTCAGAAAATGTTTTGGattctgcagcagcagcctgCGTACTTGCTAAAACTCTTCGGCGCGATAAATCGACCGTGGCAACTGGAAGCTGTCACGGAGCTAGCAGAAAAG atTTACTACGAGATCGAAGACGACCGCGTCAAACATTTGTTCGCCGCTTTGCTGAGAGGACTAGCCAagcaggaggcggagaaggcggactctctcttcacctgtTTCCATGCAG AGACGTCAGCTCTGGTCCGTCTCCTCCGGAGTTTCTGCCTGCGAGACTTgagtcttctctttgtcgcccACTTTCTCTTCCAAACCACGAATCCGAG CTCTCTGCCGTCGATGCTCGGAACTCAGGAGAGCGTGGTCTTCTCACTGTCGCCGGAGGAAGTCATGCAAAGAAAAG GTATTTCTGCGACTTCCTCGATGAGCAGAGCGTTGAAGGACGAAGTGCGCCGGGAGTTCCACCGAGGGCTCGACACGATGAAGACGTTTCTGATTTCTGGCCTGGGTCGAGGCTTTGCGAGCATTCCCCTGCCTCCTGTGGTGCGGGCGGTTCTCCAATACGCCACGCAGGCCGTCTACGATCGCGGCTTTCTCGTCGACTACGAGTGGCTAAAGTACGGAATGGACTTCTGCTACACGCTCCCAACTGTCAAGTTGCTTCTCCACGCTCTCGTCATTCCTGTTTTTCAGGCTCCAAACGCCTACGCCA ATCGCTGTGGATGTCCCTCGATGGCGCCTCATGTAGTGGAGAAATTTCGTGCATGCGGCCGTTTCCTGGAGTTCTGTGCGAAGCCGGCGGGGacgaacgaaggcgaagaaacgaTGTCGAGCGCCCTGATGATTCGCGCCATTGGCATGGAAGTCTGGGCGTCCATCGCACAAGCTGTTCGCTTTCAAGCTGACTTCCGAGACACTCTCGACGTTGAT CTGACGCTGGACCTCTTTCGGGCGCCTTACGACTTGGATGACCACTACGTGACGCTGCGCTCTGAAATGCTCTGCA CCGCGACGAATTTGTGCAGAAAATTCGAGCCTCAGCTGAACATGTCAGCCCACGAccctctcgctgctctc GTCAGACGAATCTCTGAGGGCAGAAATCCTCCCTTCGACGCGGAGCAGCTGGAGCATTGCCGCGAAGAGGAAACTTGGCACACCTTCCGGATGAATCATCGATTCTTGATCAC agagaagaacattGTCTTCGATCCTATCACGCATGCGCCAGTTCCTCAGCTGTTTTCTTTCAGACAGCACGCTCAAATCAAG GAAAACCACCGCCTCCTGTCGATCATCATTCGTTACACCCCTCCGGAGACGTACGATCCGCGGTTCGTCCTGCAGGAAGCGATCCGGAAGTTACCGCCGGTCTTAACGGCGCGAGATTGGCGGAAGCTGCACAGCGAATTGGAGGCGCTTTCCGCGCATTTTGCTGCGTGCGACCCGCCGGACTACGACCGCTGCAAAATCACTGAACACGCAGCGCGAGTGGTAGATGACATGGTGCAGAGCAACATCGACCAGCTCGCCGTCATGCAGTGGATCGCAGAAGGCATTCTTGATCGGAAGCAACACCGAAGCTACATGCGTCACGTTTTG CGGCGACAAGAGGAGCTGTGCGCCATGAAACGCAAGTACGAAGCCTCCATGAAAAAGCGACTGGACGATCTGAGAGAAGCCATTGCTGCCCTCGAATCTCTCGAGTACCCTGGACCGATTCAGGTCCAAGCAAAG AGAATGAACGTCCAGCTTTGGTTCAACACCATCCGAGACAAAATGAAGAACACCTCCAAAAAAAGCAAAGCCGGATCGGCCTACTGCCCGTCTGCCACTTTCAAATACGCCGTTCTCGTCGATCGTGAG ATCATCACGAAGTTGTCGCCGAGCGTGACTCCAGACGTGATGGTGAATCTGTTCGTCACGTTCACTCTTCGGAAAGACAACTCTTGGCAAGTTGTTTTTACGCACCGCGTTCAGAAGGTCGAGCAACTCGTAGCCGACTTTGTCATTCCGAAGGAAGAGCTTCTCCACGTTCGCAGACTGCCGCCGCAGGCCACCTACGGCTTTCTGAAATCTGCGTCAGATCCGAACGGCTTTGTAGAAGTTAACGTTCTGCCCTTTCTCCAAGCGCTCGACCAAGTGGGGGGGCAGGAGGCCTAG